From Fulvivirga lutea:
AATTGTACCTGTTAATTTTCTCAAAGCCTGCGACATCAAACGAGCCTGAAGACCCATCTTGCTATCACCCATCTCGCCTTCCAGTTCGCCCTTAGGTACTAACGCAGCCACGGAATCAATAACAATAATATCAATGGCTCCAGAGCGAATTAGATGCTCGGCTATTTCCAATGCCTGCTCACCATTATCTGGCTGGGAGATTAGCAGGTTTTCTGTGTCAATACCGAGTTTTTCTGCATATACCTTGTCAAAAGCATGTTCCGCATCAATAAATGCGGCTAAACCACCCGCTTTTTGGGCTTCCGCAATGCAATGCATCGAAATGGTGGTTTTACCAGAAGACTCCGGACCGTAAATCTCAATCACTCTACCTCTCGGTATTCCACCTATACCTAACGCGATATCAAGACCTAAAGAACCTGTTGAAATGGCCGGAACATCAAGAACTCGCTCATCGCTAAGTTTCATGACGGTACCTTTTCCATACGTTTTTTCTAGTTTATCAATGGTTAATTGAAGGGCCTTTAGTTTTTGATCTTTCTCGCTCATTATATCTCGGATTTGTAGTATTACTTTAGGCGGTGAAGTTAATTAAATTGCCAATATTTTTAGCAAAATCATATAAATTTTCTTACAACTGTCGCCATTAGATTGCGCACTTCCTATATTGCGTAAAATTTAGCTATGAGGAGGGTTTTAATTTTATTTTTTGCCTTAGGGTGTTTATCAGCATCAGCACAGTTAAACAATACCATGTTCGATCAGCGAAAGCAGATAAATGAACAGGATTCAGGCTCTCTGTTCCTCAACCTAAATGCGCTGGGCTTTAATAAAAACAATGAATATTTTGGTAAGATAGCCGATGGATACACGCTTTTTGGTTACCAGATTAATCCATCGTTGGCATTTCTACCCACTGCACACACACGGTTCGATGTTGGAGTGTACGCCCAAAAAGATTTTGGAAACGATGAGTACACAGAAGTGCAACCAACTTTCACCTTTACCTATAAAATGGGTAGTTCCAGATTGATATTTGGAACTCTGGAAGGGGCCACATCACACCAATTAATTGAGCCGTTGTATGATTTTGAAAATGTATTGGTCAATCGTTTAGAAAACGGATTACAGTTCAATACCATAAACGACTGGCTGTTTTTCGATGTATGGCTCGACTGGCAAAATATGCTTTATGCTGGTGAAAATGATCAGGAAGAGCTTACAGGTGGCCTTTCTGCCAGGTATTTTTTGGTTGACAAGATTATTCGGGTATCCATTCCCACGCAGATAGTGGTAAAACATCTCGGAGGTCAGATAGATGTGAGTGATAAACCGCTTCAAACATATGTAAACACAGCCACTGGTATTACGCTGGATTTTCTGAGGCCCGACAATAATTTAATCAATAGTGTGAGGTTAGACTCTTATTATGTGACGTATAGCGATGCGTCAGGCGAACAACTTCGCCCTTTCGAAGATGGTGATGGTTTTTATATCAATGCAGAGGTGAAAAGCAAAATAGGTCTGGAGTTTATGGTTAGCTACTGGCAGGCAAATGAGTTTTTATCAATACAGGGCGGACAGATTTATCCGAGTGAATCGAGTACTGTTAAAAACCCATTCGTAATTCAGGAAGATCGCGAGTTGTTAATATTTCGCTTCATGCATAATATGAAACTTGCCGATGGTCTCACCTTATCCAGCCGATTTGAGCCTTATTTTGATTTGCTTAACGACCGTTTTGAGTTTTCACATGCTTTTTACCTGAATTACACCACGGATTTCAGACTATTAAAAGGCAAAAAGTAGGATGAAGCGGGGCTACAAAATTCTATTGGTTTTCATCCTCTTACTGGTAGCAGTATTTTTTGTTTATAGTGATCTGATCGTTTATGGTCTGCGGCAAGGTAAGGGCCAGTGGCACATAGTATCTAATGCCAAGCCAGTGGAAGAATTTCTTTCCGATCCCAATGTAGATCAATCCACTAAAGAGAAACTCAACCTTGTTCAGGATGTACGTGAGTTTTGTGTCTCTCAATTGGGTCTGAGCGATACTGAAAATTATACAGAAATGTATGACCAGCAAGGCAAGCCCGTTTTATGGGTTGTAACTGCTTGTAAACCTTTCAGTTTTGAGCCATATCAATGGAAATTTCCAGTGGTTGGCACCGTACCATATAAGGGCTTTTTTGAAGAAGCCTTGGCTCACGAAGAAGCTAAGCGACTAAGCGAGTTGGGATTAGACACTAATATTCGAACAGTAGGAGGGTGGTCTACACTAGGTTGGTTTAAAGACCCGATTTTAAGCGAAATGTTGAAACGGAATGACGGGGAGCTGGCCAATCTTATAGTACATGAATTAGTGCATGCTACCATTTTTGTAAAAGATAGCGTTGAGTTTAATGAAAACCTGGCTTCTTATATTGGCGATAAAGGCGCTGAAGAATATCTAAAAAAGGTAGATGGACAAAAAGGGTTGGAGGAATATATTCGAAGCAAGGAAGATCAGCAGAAGTTTGTAAACCATATTTTGAGAGGCTATCAACAGTTGGACACCTTATATATTAGGAATAGTGACAAGAGTGTCGAGCTGCAAAGGCTATTGAAAACAAATATGATCGATTCAATTATGAACGCTTTAGATACTTTAACTCTTAACGATCCGAACTATTTGAGTAAACTAAAGGGTTATCAGCCAAACAACGCCTATTTTATGTCATTCAAAAGGTATCGCGCTAAGCAACCAATATTAGATTCTATATTTACTATTCAATTTGATTCCAATCTCATTAACTTTATAGAATATTTCAAACAACAATATGCTGCAGAATGATTAAAATGAAGCGAGGAGTCATATTGCTAATTTTCATATCTGCATTACTCATAAGCAGCGATCAATATAAGTCTTATCGGAGTGTGCCTAACACCAGCTTTATTCCTGGCGAGGTTATCAACTATAAAGTTCATTATGGCTTTGTCAATGCTGCCGAAGGTAAAATGGTGATCAGCGACAAGTTGTTTAAAATAAATAATCGTCATTGCTATAAAATTGATGTATATGGCAAGTCGATTGGCATGTTTGATGTATTTCTAAGAATCCGTGATAACTGGGGCACCTATTTAGATACGGCATCTATTATTCCGCACAAGGCTTATAGATATATTGAAGAAGGTAAATACAGAAAAAAGGAGATTGTCAATTTTCATCACTTTAACAAAAAGGTAGAAGTAATAGACTTTGATAAGAATAAAGAGATATGGAAGCCCGCTAAGGAATTTGAAGCACCAACCTATGTACAGGATATGGTCAGTGGCTATTATTATCTGCGTACATTAGACTTTGACAAATTAAAGGAAAACGAAATAATACAGCTCAAAGCATTTTTTGATGATGAGGTGTACGATTTTAATATCCGATTTTTAGGAAGGGAAGAAGTGAAAACCAAGATTGGCACCATCCGATCCTTAGTGCTGTCTCCTATAATGCCGGAGAACAGCCTTTTTGATGGGGAAAATTCGATAAGGGTTTGGATTTCTGACGACCGCAATAAAGTGCCCATTAAGGTGAAAGCGCAAATGTTTGTGGGGGCGGTGGAAGTAGATATACAATCGTACGAAAAAGGGGACATTAAGTAATTGTTAAATAAACAATACCCATTTTTTAATAAAGCAATTAATCAATATTTTTGACTCGTTTTTTGGAAAAAATTAGACACTAAACACCTCAATTATGGGAAACAAGCAAGAGTACAAAGTGCTTGTTGTAGATGACGAAGAAGCAATTTTAGAATTGCTTAAGTATAATCTCGAGAAAGAAGGCTATGAAGTAAAAACTGCTCCTGATGGAGTGAAAGGTGTAGAAGTAGCCAAGAAATTTTTACCAGACATTATTTTACTTGATATAATGATGCCAAAGCAAGATGGTGTGGAAACCTGCCGTCAGTTGCGCGAGATACCAGAGCTAACTACAGCATTTATTATATTTTTAACGGCCAGATCAGAAGAATACTCAGAAGTTGCTGCTTTTGATGTTGGTGCTGATGATTACATAACAAAGCCTATTAAGCCACGCGCTTTGATGAGCCGTATTTCAGCTTATTTTAGAAGAGATGTGCAAAAGCAATCTGTTACCAACCAAATTTCCATCGGAGATTTAGTAATTGACAGGACGAGCTACACGATTGCACTGAATGGCAAAGAAATAAGCTTACCTAAAAAGGAATTTGAACTACTATACTTTCTGGCTCAAAACCCGAATAAAGTTTTTGGCAGAGATGAGCTTCTTCAAAATATTTGGGGTTCAGATGTGTATGTTCTGGCCAGAACTGTTGACGTTCACATTCGTAAAGTCCGCGAAAAAATCGGAGACGACTATATCACTACAGTAAAAGGAGTAGGATATAAGTTTAGCCTTAATTAATAGCCTGTGAATAGCTCTCGGGTAATTGCATTATTACTGGCTGCCTGTATTGCTGCAGTAACAACGGCCTTCCTCTCTTTATTTGATGAGGTAACTTTCACTGCGCTCATCGTAACATTTCTAATCAGTTTTTCTGCTTCCTATTTGTTGGGGTTTATGATATTGGAATTCCTCATTTTCAGGGAGATCAATAAAATATACCAGCTGTTCGAAAAATTAAGAAAGAAAGAGCTTAAAGTGCTGGATGATCAAAAATCTAATCCGCTAAATCCTCTGAAAAGAATTAATGAAGAAATTTTCAGCTATGCAGCTTTAAAACAGAAGGAGATAGACGAGCTTAAAAAAATGGAAGCCTTCAGGCGGGAATTTATTGCCGATGTGAGCCATGAACTGAAAACACCAATTTTCGCAGCACAGGGTTTTGTTCATACCTTATTAGATGGTGCGGTTAAGGATAAGTCAGTGCGTACGAAATTTTTGAAACGAGCTGCCAAAAGTTTAGATGGTTTAGATATGCTGGTGCAGGATCTTCTCACCCTATCACAAATAGAAACAGGTGAAATTAAAATGCACCTGGAATACTTTGATATTAAAAACCTGGCGGAAGATGTGCTCGACCAATTCGAAAATAAGGCTGAGCGTAAAAACATTACGTTATCTTTTGCCAAAGACACGCCTGATCAGGTGATTGTTCATGGAGACTGGCAAAGAATTAATCAGGTATTAAATAACCTGATAAGCAATGCCATTAAGTACTCTCCTGAAGATAGCGCAGTAGAGTTAGGCTTCAGGGTTTTAAAAAATGATGTTGTTACCTATGTAAAAGATAATGGCGAAGGTATTCCTTCAGATGATGTGAAGAGAATATTCGAACGTTTTTACAGGGTAGATAAAAGTAGGTCAAGGGAAAAAGGGGGTACAGGCCTAGGTCTTGCCATAGTGAAACACATCTTAGAAGAGCATAAATCTAAAATTGAAGTGAAGAGCACCTATGGTAAAGGTTCTGAGTTTAGCTTCAAGCTCGCGAAAGGCCAGTCTGAACCATTGTTTCAGAAGTAATATTGTTTCCTAAAGTTCATACCTTTGCCCAATGGGCAAGAAAATTAATTTTAAAGATCTGGTAATATGGGAAGATAGCGACTATTGGGTGATTAATAAACCGCCATTTATTTCCACACTGGATGATAGAAATGATCCGGTGAACATCCTTGGCCTTGCTAAGCAACAGAATGAGAATGCCCATGTGTGCCACCGATTAGATAAAGACACTTCCGGCCTGTTAATTATCGCCAAAAATGATGAGGCTTACAGGCATGTGTCTATTCAATTTGAGAAAAGGTCTATAGGCAAGGTGTATCATGCTGTTGCAGATGGCATTCACGACTTTAATGATAAAGTGGTAGAAGATAAAATATTAAAGCTTTCTAATGGTACGGTACGTATAGATAGGAAAGGAAAAGAGGCCAAGACTACCTTCAATACTCTTAAAGCTTATAAGCTGCATACATTAATAGAGTGTAAACCATTAACAGGGCGTATGCATCAAATCAGAATCCACCTTGCCAATATAGGAGCTTCCATTTCTGGTGACTCGTATTATGGCGGCAAGCCATTCTATTTATCATCAGTAAAGAAAAAATTCAATTTAAAGAAAGATACAGAAGAGCAACCATTGGTCAAAAGGCATGCGCTACATGCCTATAAACTAACATTTTTGAATTTAAAAGATGAGAAAGTGGAGGTTCAGGGGGAGTATCCGAAGGATATGAGAGTACTTATCGAGCAGCTTGAGAAGAATATTTAAATATTTCAGTGCCTCTGTTGCATATAATAATGAATCAATCTATCTTTGCAATCCCTTTTTGAGGGGAGTACTATATATTGTCAAAATATAAAGCTTTAAAAGCGTGGATAATTTAAGTTATAAGACGATTTCTGCTAACAAAGCAACCGTAAACAAAGGTTGGGTTATTGTTGATGCAGAATCAAAAGTGTTAGGAAGATTAGCTAGCGATGTAGCTAAAATCATAAGAGGAAAGAACAAACCAGACTTTACTCCTAATGTTGATTGTGGTGACAACGTAATTGTTGTGAATGCGGACAAAGTAAAGTTAACAGGTAAGAAATGGACTGATAAGGTTTATGTATCTCACACTGGGTACCCTGGTGGTCAGAGAAAGTCTACTCCTAACGAGGTTAAGAATTCTAAGTCTTCTACAATTCTTGTAGAGCGTGCTGTAAGAGGTATGCTACCTAAAAGCAGATTAGGAAGAGCCTTATTTGGCAATTTATATGTGTATGAAGGCGCAGAGCACCCTCATGCTGCACAACAACCAAAAGAAATTAAATTATAATAATGGAAGTAATAAGTTCAATAGGAAGAAGAAAGACTTCGGTAGCTAGAATTTATGTTACTGCAGGTAAAGGAGCTATCACTGTAAATAACAGAGGTGTAGACGAGTACTTCCCTGCTGGAATTCTACAGACTATCGTTCGTCAGCCTTTGAATATCGTAGAGCAAGACGGAAACTTCGACATTAAAGTAAATGTAGATGGTGGTGGTCCTGCTGGTCAAGCAGAAGCTATCCGTTTAGCTATTTCTAGAGCTCTTGTGGAAATTGATCCTGAGCATAGAAGTCCTCTTAAAAAAGAAGGTTTCTTAACTCGTGATCCTAGAATGGTAGAGCGTAAGAAATACGGTAGAAGAAAAGCGAGAAGAAGATTCCAGTTCAGTAAGCGTTAATCGTTTACCTAACTCAGAAGAGAAAACAATTAATATTAATGGCAAATAAATTAGAATACAAAGACTTACTAGATGCTGGTGTTCATTTCGGACACTTGACGAGAAAGTGGGATCCCCGTATGGCTCCATATATCTTTATGGAGAAAAACGGAATCCACATTATCGATCTAAATAAGACCCTTGAGTGCCTCGAAAAAGCATCTTTTGCACTTAAGAACATCGTTAGATCAGGAAGAAAAGTTTTATTCGTAGCTACGAAGAAGCAAGCTCAGGACATCGTTGCTGAAGAAGCAAAACGTCTTAACATGCCTTTCGTTACAGAAAGATGGTTAGGCGGAATGATGACAAACTTCGCAACTATTAGAAAATCATTGAAGAAAATGTCTTCAATTGATAAGTTGATGAAGGACGAAGCTTACTTAAACCTAGCAAAGCGTGAGCGCTTGATGATCTCTCGTGAGAAGGAAAAGTTAGAAAGAGTATTAGGCGGTATTGCTGACCTAAACAGACTTCCAGCTGCACTTTTCGTGATTGATGTCAAGAGAGAACACATTGCTGTAAAAGAAGCTCAAAAATTAAATATCCCTGTTTTTGCAATGGTAGATACAAACTCAGATCCTAACGGAGTTGACTTTGTAATCCCTGCAAACGATGATGCATTTAAATCTATCTCTTTGATTACCAGTCACATAGGTAAAGTAATAGAAGAAGGTTTAGCTGAAAGAAAGAAAGACAAGGATGAGGCTAGTCAGCAAAAAGAAGAGGAGGCTAAAAAAGCCGTTGATACTGCTGAAGAAGCTAAATAAACACACTTGATATATACATTAGAAAATTGAACATTGGTCAAGTGCTGATGTTCAATTTTTTTTAAAACACATATTCAATTTTAAAATCTTAATTAAATAGAACCATGGCTATTACAGCACAAGAAGTAAACAAGCTGAGACAAATGACAGGTGCAGGAATGATGGACTGCAAAAAAGCATTAACTGAGGCTGAAGGTGATTTTGATAAAGCTATCGACATTTTAAGAAAAAAAGGACAAAAAGTTTCTGCTTCAAGAGCAGATAGAGAAACTACTGAAGGTTCTGTATTTGTAAGAACAAATGCTGATAACACTGAAGGTATTTTAGTAGCTCTTAACTGTGAAACTGACTTCGTAGGTAAAAACGAAGAGTTCTTGGCATTAGGTCAGTCTATTTTAGATGTTGCGTTCGAAAACGATGCGCCAACTAAAGAAGACGTACTTAAATTAAAAGTAGGAAGTCTTACTGTAGAGGAGAAGATTACTGAAATGGTAGGTAAGATTGGTGAGAAAATCGAAATCAGTGAGTACGTAAGATTGAAAGGCGAAGCTGTTGTTCCTTATATCCACGCTGGTAACAAACTGGGTGTTCTGGTAGCATTGAAAAATGTAAACGGAACAGACGTTCAGGAAGCTGGTAAAGATGTAGGAATGCAAATCGCAGCTATGAATCCGGTAGCCGTTGATCAGGACGGTGTTGATCAGGAAACAATCAACAAGGAAATTGAGATTGGAAAAGAGCAGGCATTAGCTGAAGGAAAACCTGAAAATATCATTGACAAGATTGCTCAAGGTAAATTACAGAAGTTCTTCAAAGACAACACTTTGTTGAATCAGGCCTTTGTAAAAGATAACTCTTTAACTATCGCTAAATACTTAGATAGCGTACACTCTGGCCTAACAGTAACTGAATTCAAGAGAGTTTCTATAGGATAAAAATAGAATTCATATAAATTTTCAAGGGACTTTAATAAAGTCCCTTTTTTTGTATATCTATTTTCTTGAAATCACCGTTTAAACGCTCTGAAGTTACTTTTTAACTAAAAAACAAAAATGAAAAAGTTTAGCATTTATATGCTTTGCGTAATGACTCTTATTGCCACAGGATGTGGTGATGATGATGAGTCTGGTACACCACAATTAGGTGTTGTTGAGGCTAAAGAATCAATGGATGATTTTTCCGATGATCTTACGACTGATATTGTGAGTATAACCCAGTCGGAGGGAATAGAAGCAGTAGGTGAATTGTTCTCTCTCACAAGTTTAAGTGATCCTTTTAATGGTAGAGTCGATCACGAATCAACAAAAGAATGGTTTAAGAACAGAGCGGCTTCTTTCAAAACTATATTCTCACCTAAAAAAGTAGGTTTTTCAAGAACAGATGAAGACGGGTTTAATTTTGCCGCCAATGTAGGTGTCTATGAATGGAATGCTTCTATTGAAGAGTTTGAAAAAACAAGCAGCGAAGGTCAGATCATTGTTATCAAGTTCCCGGCAGAAGGCTCTGCAACCAATAACGCCCAATTAAGAATTACATCTTTCGAAGAAGAACAATTTGAAGATGAGTTTGAAGTGTATTATATGCCAACAGATGTGTCTGCTGACTTATCTGTTGATGGAACTAAGCAAATTGAATTGGTATTTTCAGCCGAATATAATAATGATGGTGATCCCATCTCCGGAACAATCAGTTTGTTTTTAATGCCATATACCTTTGCCATTTCAGTGGATGACAGTAGTTCAGCAAGCACAACTGCTAACTTTACTATCAAAGAAGGAGTAGAAGTTATCATGTCTACCAGTACAAAAATAATTTTCGTAAATACAGCGAAAGAAGAAGTTAAGAACCTTGAAGGTGCTGTTACCTATAGAAGCCTTAAGATTTCCGGTAATATTAATGTAGAGGGTATTGAGTCTTCTGAGAATGTTGACTACAACAACTTTGTGAAACTTGTTCTATTCGACAATAATAATAAAATTGGAGACATTGTATTTGTAACTGAAATTGAAGACGGTGAAGAGTATGATGTCGCTTATGTTAAATATGCTGATGGTTCTAAAGAAAAACTGGAGGATATCTTAGCTCCGGTAATAGAAGAATTTGAAAGCTTTGAAGATGAAGTGGAAACCTGGGGTTAAATATCAATAATTGAAAAGGAGGCTTAAGCCTCCTTTTTGTTTTTAGAACCTTTTCGAAATGTTTCACTAAACGCTTTTCTAATTTCTTCGCCAGCCTTTTCAAAAGACTTATCTATATCATCAAATATTTCATGATGATCATCTTTAAAGCTGTTAAATTCAGTTTTCAGTTTTTCGCCATTTCTTTTTAATTCTTCAAAACGGTCCTTAAACCTGGGATCATCAGTTCCTTTTTTAATATCCGAAATTAGTTCGTCTATTTTCTTACCCAGATTTTTAAATAAATGCTCGGCTTTTCCTTCTGGTCGTCTACCCATAACTTGTTACTCTTAATTATAGTTAAGTATACGTAAAATAATTTTTTAGTTTAATTTCATGCTATGTCATTACAACAAGATCCTATAAAACATATAGCCAGATTAATAGAAACTAAATCTTCTGTTAAACAGGAAACTTACCGCAACTTATGCCACAACTTCAAAACGTTAGAAAAAGAAGCAAAGAATGTGGTTAAACAAATAAATGAAGAGCTTACCGAAAAAGATAAAGGAGTTACGCTATCAGTAACCAAGATTAACGATCAGGAATTTCATGTGAAGGTAGCGGGAGACTTATTGGTTTTTATACTGCATACAAATATTATTGTTTTGGATGCTGCCCATCGATATAACAAAAGCCCTTACGTGCAAGAGAATGAAATGCGTAAATACCTGGGGCAGATTAATATTTATAATTTTATGGCAGACTCATTCAAATACAATCGGCTCAATGATCCAGGTTATTTAATCGCCAGACTCTTTTGTAATTATGAAAATCACTTTCTGGTGGAAGGAGAGAGGCAGCTAAGTTTTATGTATGAAAATGTTTCTGAAAAACCTGTAACCAATACAGACTTGAACATTGTCTCACAATTAGTGATGAGTCAATGCATTGATAATGATCTAGTTACGGCTCCATTTCCAGATATTCGAGTAATATCGTTACATCAAAAAATAGAAAAAACACAAGCGCTCGGTGGCGGTTATAAGATAGGCTTTCAAATGAGCTATCAACAGAAATTGGATTAATTAGTAATTGTAGTCTTTGAGATTGCCTTAGCCGTTTACATGTGCTTATATTTGTATTGATGGTAACCAGAAAAATTATTCTTTCCTTTTTGATAAGCCTATTTCTTTTATCATGTGCATCAACACAAAAAAGAAATGGTAAAATAAAACCAGGCAAACCCATCCCTTGTCCACAAAAAGACTGCTAGCTAATGAAGAAAATTGTAATTGCTATAGATGGATATTCTGCTTGTGGAAAAAGCTCTACAGCTAAAGGAGTGGCATCAGTATTAGGATATACCTATATAGATTCAGGCGCTATGTACAGGGCGGTTACTCTCTATTTTGATAGGAACCATGTGAGTATTACAAATACTCAGGAAGTTAAGAAAGCACTGGAAAACATTGATATCACCTTTATTGTTAATGACAAAACTGGTTTAAACGAGACGTATCTGAACGGGCTTAATGTGGAAGATGAAATTCGTAAAATGTACATCTCCAAGCAGGTAAGTCAGGTAAGTATGATCAAGGAAGTGCGAGTAGAGATGGTTAGCCAACAGCAAAAGCTTGGTAAGAAAAAAGGGGTTGTGATGGATGGTAGAGATATTGGAACCGTTGTGTTTCCTGATGCAGAGCTAAAATTGTTCATGGATGCTGATATTTATGTAAGAGCTGGCAGACGGCAACAAGAGCTTCTTGATAAGGGGCAGATGATTGGTTTGGAGGAAATAATGGAGAACTTAAAAGAGCGTGACAGGATTGATACCACTCGAAAAGAAAGCCCTTTAGTTAAGGCTGAAGATGCAACCATTGTAGATACCACTTTCAGAACATTGGAAGAACAAATTGAGGAAGTAGTAAACCTTGCATTAAGTAAAATACTTGATGGTGATAGTACACAATTAGAACTTGAAAAAGAGTAGAATTTTATTTGACTTAAATTAAACTAATCGATTTTTATTGTAGCAAAAATTATTAATTTTGACTTCGATTTTTCATCGATAGATTTGAATCTAACAGGAAAGCATGTCTAAATTCATCAAGCTAAAAAAAGGGTTTGATATTAACCTAGCTGGCAAAGCAGAAAAGAAAGTTGCCGATATAGAACAACCAGAAACTTTCGCTTATAAACCCACCAGTTTTCACGGAATTTTGAGACCAAAATTAATGGTCGATGAAGGTGATAACGTGAAAGCGGGAACACCCATTCTTTTTGATAAAAAGAATGATAAGGTGATGCACGTAGCACCCGTAAGTGGGGAAGTGGTTGAAATCAAAAGAGGAGCTAAAAGAAAGTTACTAGAAGTAGTAATTCTTGCAGATAAAAAAGTGGAGTCAGTAGAGCACAAAAAGTTCTCTGTATCTGACATCACCAACTTATCAAGAGATGAAGCCCAGGAAATTATGCTCAAGTCAGGAACTTGGGTAAACCTCGTACAAAGACCTTATGGTGTTATTGCTGATCCGTCAGAGTCACCAAAGTCAATATTTATTTCTGCCTTTGATTCACACCCTTTAGCACCAGACTATGATGTGCTTTTTAAAGGAAATGAACAATATTTTCAGGCAGGTCTGGATATACTTAAGAAATTCTCTGAGAGTACTATCCATCTAAATATTCATGGCGAGAATGAAGTTTCACAAATCTTCTCTCATGCCAAGAATGCCACGTTAAATAAAGTAACGGGGCCACATCCGGCAGGTAATGTTGGAGTACAAATTCATCATATCGATCCTATTAATAAAGGAGATATTGTTTGGACTATCAATCCGTATGGTGTAATTCAGATTGGAAAACTTTTCCTTGATGGAGTTTATGATGCTTCTAAAATCGTTGCCTTAACAGGCTCTGAAGTGAGTAACCCTCAGTACTACAAAACATACATTGGAGCATCTATCAAAAACATGATCGCTAACAATATTAAGAGCGACAATGTGAGATATATTTCCGGAAATGTGCTTACAGGTGAAAAAATTGAAGACAATGGACATATTGGTTTCTTCGATCATCAGGTAACGGTAATACCAGAAGGAGATTATTATGAGATGTTTGGTTGGATTAAGCCAACAACTAATAAGTTAAGTTTCCAAAGAGCATTTGGGTTGTTGTCATTCCTAAATAAGAATAAAGAATTTGTTGTTGATACCAATGCCAAAGGAGAACCAAGAGCATTTGTTCAAACAGGTGTGTTTGAAAAGGTGATGCCAATGGATATTCTTCCTACATATCTGTTAAAAGCTATTTTAGCTGAAGATTTTGATGATATGGAAGCACTTGGTATCTATGAAATAATAGAAGAAGACATGGCTCTTTGTGAATTCGTGGATGTTTCTAAACACGATGTACAAAGCATTGTTAGAGAAGGATTAGATCTTATTCAATATAGTTAATAAGTAAAGCATGCAGTTTTTAAGAGATCAACTTGATAAAATAAAACCACATTTTGAGAAAGGTGGTAAGTGGGAGAAATTCTACTTTATTTATGAAGCTCACGACACATTACTTTTTTCACCTAACCATACAACAAAGGCTAAAGGTGTACAAATAAGAGATGCGATAGACATGAAGCGTATGATGATGACCGTGATCATC
This genomic window contains:
- the recA gene encoding recombinase RecA, which produces MSEKDQKLKALQLTIDKLEKTYGKGTVMKLSDERVLDVPAISTGSLGLDIALGIGGIPRGRVIEIYGPESSGKTTISMHCIAEAQKAGGLAAFIDAEHAFDKVYAEKLGIDTENLLISQPDNGEQALEIAEHLIRSGAIDIIVIDSVAALVPKGELEGEMGDSKMGLQARLMSQALRKLTGTINKTGCSCIFINQLREKIGVMFGNPETTTGGNALKFYASVRLDIRRIGQIKESTGELTGNRTRVKVAKNKVAPPFRQVEFDIMYGKGVSKVGEIIDLGVELDIINKAGSWFSYDGNKLGQGRDAVKQIIEDNPELMEELEAKIKAKIKGEDLDKPVAAQK
- a CDS encoding aminopeptidase — protein: MKRGYKILLVFILLLVAVFFVYSDLIVYGLRQGKGQWHIVSNAKPVEEFLSDPNVDQSTKEKLNLVQDVREFCVSQLGLSDTENYTEMYDQQGKPVLWVVTACKPFSFEPYQWKFPVVGTVPYKGFFEEALAHEEAKRLSELGLDTNIRTVGGWSTLGWFKDPILSEMLKRNDGELANLIVHELVHATIFVKDSVEFNENLASYIGDKGAEEYLKKVDGQKGLEEYIRSKEDQQKFVNHILRGYQQLDTLYIRNSDKSVELQRLLKTNMIDSIMNALDTLTLNDPNYLSKLKGYQPNNAYFMSFKRYRAKQPILDSIFTIQFDSNLINFIEYFKQQYAAE
- a CDS encoding DUF3108 domain-containing protein, with protein sequence MKRGVILLIFISALLISSDQYKSYRSVPNTSFIPGEVINYKVHYGFVNAAEGKMVISDKLFKINNRHCYKIDVYGKSIGMFDVFLRIRDNWGTYLDTASIIPHKAYRYIEEGKYRKKEIVNFHHFNKKVEVIDFDKNKEIWKPAKEFEAPTYVQDMVSGYYYLRTLDFDKLKENEIIQLKAFFDDEVYDFNIRFLGREEVKTKIGTIRSLVLSPIMPENSLFDGENSIRVWISDDRNKVPIKVKAQMFVGAVEVDIQSYEKGDIK
- a CDS encoding response regulator transcription factor; translation: MGNKQEYKVLVVDDEEAILELLKYNLEKEGYEVKTAPDGVKGVEVAKKFLPDIILLDIMMPKQDGVETCRQLREIPELTTAFIIFLTARSEEYSEVAAFDVGADDYITKPIKPRALMSRISAYFRRDVQKQSVTNQISIGDLVIDRTSYTIALNGKEISLPKKEFELLYFLAQNPNKVFGRDELLQNIWGSDVYVLARTVDVHIRKVREKIGDDYITTVKGVGYKFSLN
- a CDS encoding sensor histidine kinase: MNSSRVIALLLAACIAAVTTAFLSLFDEVTFTALIVTFLISFSASYLLGFMILEFLIFREINKIYQLFEKLRKKELKVLDDQKSNPLNPLKRINEEIFSYAALKQKEIDELKKMEAFRREFIADVSHELKTPIFAAQGFVHTLLDGAVKDKSVRTKFLKRAAKSLDGLDMLVQDLLTLSQIETGEIKMHLEYFDIKNLAEDVLDQFENKAERKNITLSFAKDTPDQVIVHGDWQRINQVLNNLISNAIKYSPEDSAVELGFRVLKNDVVTYVKDNGEGIPSDDVKRIFERFYRVDKSRSREKGGTGLGLAIVKHILEEHKSKIEVKSTYGKGSEFSFKLAKGQSEPLFQK
- a CDS encoding RluA family pseudouridine synthase → MGKKINFKDLVIWEDSDYWVINKPPFISTLDDRNDPVNILGLAKQQNENAHVCHRLDKDTSGLLIIAKNDEAYRHVSIQFEKRSIGKVYHAVADGIHDFNDKVVEDKILKLSNGTVRIDRKGKEAKTTFNTLKAYKLHTLIECKPLTGRMHQIRIHLANIGASISGDSYYGGKPFYLSSVKKKFNLKKDTEEQPLVKRHALHAYKLTFLNLKDEKVEVQGEYPKDMRVLIEQLEKNI
- the rplM gene encoding 50S ribosomal protein L13, whose amino-acid sequence is MDNLSYKTISANKATVNKGWVIVDAESKVLGRLASDVAKIIRGKNKPDFTPNVDCGDNVIVVNADKVKLTGKKWTDKVYVSHTGYPGGQRKSTPNEVKNSKSSTILVERAVRGMLPKSRLGRALFGNLYVYEGAEHPHAAQQPKEIKL